The genomic DNA TTCGCGAAACATCCCCCGGCCAACACGATCGTGCGGACGCCCGTCTGCTCCGCCGCCATGTCCGCCGTCGCAACCAGCATCCGGGCGACGGTCTCGTGAAAACGGCTGGCGATCAGGCTGCACGGAGCGCGTCTCATCCTGTCGTGCAGGATCGCGCGAACGGCGCCGGCGAGAGACATGCGGATACCTTCCGGGCCTGCTCGAGTCTCATACGGATAGGGATCCGACTCGTCATCTCGGGCCGCGTTTTCCAGAGCGATCGCGGCTTGAGCCTCGGTCTCGTTCTTGTTGCAGAGGCCGAGAAGGAAACTCACACCGTCGAAGACTCGGCCCAGACTGGAGGTCTGAGGAACGGGGAGTTTCGTCTGGTTGAGACGGGCTACACCGTTTAACACGGCTTCAGGTACCCGATCGAACGACTCAGCAGTCTCCCGTTGCCATAATTCGCCAAACGCCTGTTGAACCAACGCCAGCGCCGGTCGCCACGTTTCGATGGCCGCCGCATCGCCGCCCAACAACGGGAAATACTCCAGATGCCCCAATCGGGTGAACTTGTCCATGCGACAATGCAGGATCTCGCAGCCCCACGCCGCATGGTCCGTGCCGAGGCCAACGCCGTCACAACAGATTCCGATCACGGGTTTCACGATGCGCCGTTCGGCCATCACGCTCACCACGTGTGCGTGGTGGTGCTGCACGCCGATCGTCGGCAGGCCCATCTGCAACGCGAGACGGGTGGACAGATAGTTGGGATGCAGGTCGTGTGCGACGAATTCCGGTTTTAGTTCCGAATCACCCAGGAGTTGTTTTATGGCCGCACAATAGTTCCGGTACTGC from Phycisphaerae bacterium includes the following:
- a CDS encoding carbamoyltransferase HypF, coding for MVTSIAETLWPANSGARHPSTLRAGNRADVFRLSTRTQRPVLALGGELKAAFAFYHDTTARLSRSNWNLTDPMQYRNYCAAIKQLLGDSELKPEFVAHDLHPNYLSTRLALQMGLPTIGVQHHHAHVVSVMAERRIVKPVIGICCDGVGLGTDHAAWGCEILHCRMDKFTRLGHLEYFPLLGGDAAAIETWRPALALVQQAFGELWQRETAESFDRVPEAVLNGVARLNQTKLPVPQTSSLGRVFDGVSFLLGLCNKNETEAQAAIALENAARDDESDPYPYETRAGPEGIRMSLAGAVRAILHDRMRRAPCSLIASRFHETVARMLVATADMAAEQTGVRTIVLAGGCFANRRLRSRVIALLQRAQFQVVVPERVPMGDAGLALGQAVVAAAILERAG